In Bifidobacterium adolescentis ATCC 15703, the sequence CAACCGCTGGTATCCGAAGTTCCACATCGCATCCAATGGCGGTTGGATCAACGATCCGAACGGCCTGTGCTTCTACAAGGGCCGTTGGCACGTCTTCTACCAGCTGCACCCGTATGGCACCCAGTGGGGTCCGATGCATTGGGGTCACGTCTCCTCCGCCGATATGGTCAATTGGAAGCGTGAGCCGATTATGTTCGCCCCGTCTCTGGAAGAAGAAAAGGACGGCGTCTTCTCTGGCTCCGCAGTGATCGGCGACGATGGCAAGCTCAAGTTCTACTACACCGGCCACCGTTGGGCCAACGGCAAGGACAACACCGGCGGCGACTGGCAGGTACAGATGCTCGCCGAACCAGACAACGATGAGCTGACCAGCGCCACTAAGCGCGGTATGGTCATTGATTGCCCGACCGACAAGGTGAACCACCACTACCGCGACCCGAAGGTCTGGAAGACCGGCGACAAGTGGTACATGACCTTCGGTGTCTCCTCTGCCGAGAAGCGCGGCCAGATGTGGCTGTTCTCCTCCGACGACATGGTCAAGTGGACCTATGAGCAGGTGCTGTTCGAGCATCCGGATTCGAACGTGTTTATGCTTGAGTGCCCGGACTTCTTCCCGATCAAGGACGTCGAAGGCAACGAGAAGTGGGTTATCGGCTTCTCCGCCATGGGTGCCAAGCCGTCCGGCTTCATGAACCGCAACGTCAACAACGCCGGCTACATGATCGGCACTTGGACTCCGGGTGAGCAGTTCAAGCCGGAAACCGAGTTCCGTCTGTGGGATTGCGGCCACAATTACTACGCGCCGCAGTCGTTCAACGACGGCAAGCGTCAGATCGTCTACGGTTGGATGAGCCCGTTCGTCGAGCCGATTCCGATGCAGGACGACGGCTGGTGCGGCAACCTCACCCTGCCGCGTGAGATCACGCTGGGCGCCGACGGCGACCTGCACACCGCGCCGGTGGCCGAAATGGAAGGCCTGCGCGAGGATACCGTCGATTTCGGTGCGATCGATCTGGACGTCAGCGGCGAGAAGACCATTGTGGACGATGCCGAAGCCGTGGAAATCGAAATGACCATCGACCTGGCCAACTCCACCGCCGAGCGTGCCGGCCTGCGTGTCCACGCCACCGAGGATGGCGCCTACACGTCCGTTGCGTATGACGATCAGATCGGCCGCGTGGTGGTCGACCGTCAGGCCAACGCTCAGGGCGATCGCGGCTACCGTACGGCACCGCTGTCCGAAGCCGAACTTGCCGCCGGCGAACTCAAGCTGCGCGTGTACGTGGACCGTGGCTGCGTGGAGGTGTACGTCAACGACGGCCGTCAGGTGCTCAGCTCGTACAGCTACGCGTCCGAAGGTCCGCGCGCCATCAAGCTCGTGGCCGAATCCGGCACGCTCAAGGTCAAGTCCCTGGTGCTTCACCACATGAAGTCCATCGGACTGGAATGATAGACGTCTGTCATGGTTGACAGGCAAACGACCATAAGGCAGTAGCAAGGGGTATATGGGAAGGCCTCCGCATCGGAAGGGTGCGGAGGCCTTTCTATATCTGTCTCTCTATATCTAAAGTGATATCTGGGATGGTATCCAACGCACGTTATCTCTCGTTACTGCCGTACTTGCTGTGCGGGTTTGCCTACGTTCCGCCCCACCGTCTATACTGGCGAGCCGGTAACAATCTTTTCTGGCCGATTGGCGGGCAGGCTCCTCACCTTACTGATTTCCCGCAGTCGGTCACGTGCGCGTCCACTTTGACGCAGAAAGCAAGGTGAACGATGGCGGAATCGCACGTTCAACACAAACTACTCGGTATGGCGAAGCGTCGTATTCCAACGCTGATCGCCGTCATCACACTGCTTGTCGTATGGGAGGCATGGGTGCGATTGGGGCACGTGCCATCCACGATGATCGCCGCCCCCAGCGAAATCGCGCAGGCAACCGTCGAAACCTGGCCCACACTATGGCCGGCGACGCAGGTCACGCTACTGGAAGGCACCGTCGGATTCCTGCTGGCCGTGGCATGCGGCATCTTGATCGGGATTCTGCTGTATTGCTCCCGTGTTGCGAACGCCGCACTGTTCCCACTGCTGTCTGCCGCGCAGACGATGCCGTTGATTTCGATCGCACCGCTGTTTCTGATCTGGTTCGGTTTCGAAGTTTCCGGCAAAATCGTGATTGTGGCCGTATTCGGCTTGTTTCCGATCGCCGTGCAGACGGTTCGCGGGCTTGAGGCGGTGCCGCAGTTCTATTCCGATGTGGCGTTGACATGCGGCGCGACCCGCGCATGGACGCTGTGGCATGTGAAGCTTCGCGTCGCCGCACGGCAGATTTACGGCGGCATCCGCGTATCCGCCGCATACATCTTCGCCACCGCCACCACTGCCGAGTATCTGGGTGCGCGCAAGGGCCTCGGCATCTGGCTGCAGGCGGCTTACAATTCGTTCCGCACGCCGCTGATCTTCTCGGCCACGCTGGTCATCATCGTCATCACCGGCATACTCATGTGCCTCGTGAATCTCAGCGAACGCCTGCTGCTCGGCCCAGCCGACGCGGACGCCGATCCGGACGCGGACCAGTGAAAACGCAACAATCACCATTGCGGCCCTCATCATCGTCATGCACACCCGTATAATGGGACTCGCTGTTTAGCCAATGTGTGGCAAACCGGCAATGTTCCACAGCTTCGGCGTCAAACGGTCAACCGGGCGGCGGCAGGCATCATAAGGAACGTCGGGGGCATTGGACGAGCGGGGGCCTTAGCCCTTCGTATCGTTTTCTGCCCGAACCCCGCCCGCAGCGTCATCCCTAGAAAACGGTAGAGAAGCAAGATTCAAGGGAAATCGCAAGGTATGAAGAAGACCATCTTCAGCAAAGCAATCGCAATCCTCGGCTCGATCGCCATGCTCGTCGGCGTGGCCGCATGCGGGCAAAGCAACGACTCCACGAAAACCGCGGCGGACGGCAACGGCCTCACCAAGGTGACGTTCATGCTTTCGTGGGCGCCCGACACCAACCATATCGGCGTGTATGTGGCGAAGAACAAAGGCTATTTCAAGCAGGCCGGTCTTGACGTGGACATCGTGGCGGTGGCGCAGGCCGGCGCGGAGCAGGCCGTGAACAACGGCATGGCGGATTTCGCGCTGTCCAACCTCACCAACGTGGGCATTTACACGCTTAAGGGCGCGAAAATCAAACAGGTCATGCAGGTGCAGCAGAAGCCGAGCGCCATCTGGTGTTCGCTCGCGTCGAACAAGGACATCAAGTCCCCGAAGGATTTCGACGGCAAGACCTTCGCCACGTTCGGCTCCAACGAATCCGACGCGGTGATCCGCCGCATGATTCAGACCGACGGCGGCAAGGGCACGTTCGACAAGGTGACCGTCGGCACGTCCACCTTCCAGACGCTGTCCAGTGGCAAAGCCGATTTCGGTGGCTTCTACGCCACGTGGGAGGGCGTGCAGGCCGACATGTACGGCCCGAAGCTCAACTGCTTCAGCGAGCCTGATTACGGCGTGCCGGGCAACGCCGACGCCATCGGCATCATCACCAACACCAAGACCATCTCGTCCAATCCGAATCTGGTGCGAAAGTTCGTGCAGGCCACCAAGAAGGGTTATGAGTACGCCTACGCGCATCCTGGCGATGCCGCCGGAATCCTCGTCAAGGAGGCTCCGGACGCGAATCTGAAGCCGGCTTTCGTCAAGAAGAGCATGAAGACCATCGTGGACGGTCAATATTGGGGCGATCCGGCCAAAATCAAGGACGGCTCGTTTACTTTCGGTACCAACGATCTGAAGGGCACGCAGGAATATTTCGACTTCCTTGCCAAAGCCGACACGTATACCGATTCGCATGGCAAGGTGATTCACCAGGCTCCGCAGTCGAAGGATCTCGCCACCGACGAATTCCTGAAGTAGCGGATTTTGAAATAACAGCTTTCTTAAGAAACGAATCCTGCTTAAGAAAGCGAATATTGAAATAACGGATTCCCCTAAGAGAAAGACCGGCCGATGACGCTCACACCCTCCGGCAAACGCAAGATGATTCTCGATGTCGACACCGGCATCGACGATGCGCTGGCTTTGGCGTATCTCGTCTCGTTTGACGACGTCGAGATACTGGGCGTCATCGGCACCTATGGCAACGTTTCGACTGACACCGCCGTACGCAACACGGCTTATGTACTGGAACGGTTGGGGTTCCGGGACGTTCCGGTGATGTGCGGCTCGACGCGCCCCTCCTGGGCGGCCGCGTTCATTCCCGACGCCGGCTGCGCGCAGTTCCACGGCACGGATGGATTGGGCGGATTCGGCCCGTCCGCTGATTGTGCCGTCGGACGGCATACGTCTGTTTGTGACGATTCGAACATCCAGACACTCAATCCGGCACCCAATGTGTCCGATTCGTCAGGATTGGATGTTCGAGCGATGCGCGGGCTGATTTCCGTTGGCGGATATGACGTGCACGACCTTCACGCCAATCCCGCAGCCGACTCGTTTTCGCTTTCGTTTACTGTCCGCGATGCCGGCGGCGACAACGATTGTGAGGACCGTTCCCACTCCCCTGTCGCTCTGCCGGACGGCGTTCGATTCCTCATCGACGCGGTTCGCTTCTACGGTAGTGACGTCACGGTGGTGGCGACCGGCCCGCTGACCGACGTCGATGCGGCGCTTGCCGCGGCACCGGATATCACTAGCCGGCTCCGGCTGGTAATGATGGGGGGAACGCTGACGCAGGAAGGCAACTGTTGGGATGCGACCGCCGAAACGAACATCATCCAGGATCCGGAGGCCGCCGACCGCGTGTTCCATTCCGGTGCGGATGTGACGATGGCCGGACTGGACGTGACGCATCAGTGCCTGTTGGGGTCCGACGCGACCGTACAGTGGCGTCAGGCCGCATCGCAATCGCAGGATGGCGACGTGCGGACGTTCCTTGCCGATATCGCCGACTTTTCCATCGCGGCCAATTTCGCCGCAGACCCCCGACTATTCGCAGCCGGCATGCCATTGCACGATCCGCTCGCCGCAGCCGTAGCGGTGGATCCGAGTTTGGTGGAATGTTTCGATCTGCCGATGAAGGTCGAAACGGAGACAGGCGATTTTCATGGCACGCGCGGCCGCACCATCGGCGATCCGGCCGGAATGATTGACCCGTCGGCGCCACGCGTGCATGTGGCGCTCACCGTGGATCATGATCGTTTCGTGGCTGATTTCACGTGGCGAATCGCGCAACTGGCAGGCGATTAAAAGCCGTTTTAGGAGCGGAAAAGAAAAAGACCCCCGCGGGGGTCTTTTTCTTATTTCTTCACGTCCTGCAATTATTGACGGCCTACGGCCGGCTCAACATTACCCTCGCGGCATAGCCGCTCGGGCGTGAAGCTGGAACAGCCCACCGGGCTGTTCCTTATCGCTTCACGCCTCCAAAGCGACGATCGCGGTGAATATAGTGGTCGATGGAGCGCCACAGCACATCACGGCCGCAATCCGGGAACAGTTCCGGCACGAAGTCGAGTTCCGCGTAGGCGGCTTCCCACGGCAGGAAGTTGGACGTGCGCTGCTCGCCGGACGTGCGGATCACCAGATCGCAATCGGGAATATCCGGGTTGTACAGGTGCTCGGCGATCATCTTCTCCGTCACACGATCGCCGGAGATCTTGCCGTCACGCACCTCACGTGCGATGGCCGCGCAGGCGTCCGCGATTTCGGCGCGGCCACCGTAGTTCAGGCAGAACACCACGTCGATGGTCTTGTTGTTCTTGGTTTTCTCCTGCGCCACTTCCAGCTCGTCGATGACGGATTTCCACAGCTTCGGACGGCGGCCGGACCAGCGCACGCGCACGCCCCACTCGTTCATCTGATCGACACGACGGTGGATGATGTCACGCGAGAAGCCCATAAGGAAACGCACTTCCTGCGGCGAACGCTTCCAATTCTCCGTGGAGAACGTGTACAGAGACAGGTAGCGCACGCCCGCTTCGATGGCGCCGGCGATGGTGTCGAACACCACCGGTTCGGCCGCCTGATGGCCGTCGGTGCGGATGAGTCCGCGCTGCTGGGCCCAACGGCCGTTGCCGTCCATGATCACGCCGACGTGGCGCGGAACCTTGTTCTTTGGAAAATCGGGAATGATCGACGGGTCGGAAAACGGTGCCGCCGGAATGTCAAGGGATTTGTAATCCACGTTCTCAAAAGCCATACCCGCTAATCTAGCAAGCGCATGGAACGAATCGGCCGTTCCAAATAGTATTCGCCCCATTCTTCCACTATTTGGTGGGTTTCCCGTTGAATCGACGCGGACGCCGGAACACCGTCCAGCTCCCCCCAATCGCCATCGACAAGCGCCGAAAGCCGGCAAATCGCATCCCACGACACCGCTTCCGATTCGGGGGTATGGTCGGCGGCGCACATCAGGCCGCCGGCGGGAATCGAAAAATACCAGGACAGCGCAGACGAAATCGGCTCGCCGCACACCACGCAGACGCGCAGACGGGGTGTCCAACCAGCGATCGCCAGTGCGCGCAGCACGTACGAATCGCCAATCGTGGACGGCTCGTGCGCATGTTTGGCAAGCGCGTTCAACGCGCCCAATACCAGCCGGTATTGTGCGACCGCAGGCTCCTTTTCCGTGGCGACCAGCTTGTCGGCGGTTTCGCAGATCACGTTCGCCGCCGTATACGCTTGAAAATCGGCGCAAATCGGCCCTGCATACGCGGCGATCGATTCGGCTTGGGACACGACGTCGAGCGAACGACCTTCCGCAATGAGCAGCGCCACGCGCATGAACGGTTCGAGTCGGCCTCCGAAACGCGATTTGGTACGGCGCACGCCTTTCGCGACGGCGCGTACTTTGCCATGGTCACGTGTGAGCAAGGTGAGTATGCGGTCGGCTTCGCCGAGTTTGGCGGTGCGCAGCACCACGCCTTCGTCTTGATACAGCGGCATCGCACCTCCTTTTCTTGCCGTTCATCGCATCCTGTTATGCATACGCTCGCCGCACGTGCGCGTTCCGAAATACATTCGCCCCGTCAGTAGATGAACAGCCCCCAGAACGCGAACACCAGCAATACGCAGAACATGGCGGCCACGGTCAGCCAGAACATCACGCGTCCGAACCGCGTGGAAGCCAGCACCGGCTGCCGTCCGCTGACGATTTC encodes:
- a CDS encoding glycoside hydrolase family 32 protein, translated to MTGFTPDAPVLHEIKNHSEELTKAEAGVAAFAAKRNNRWYPKFHIASNGGWINDPNGLCFYKGRWHVFYQLHPYGTQWGPMHWGHVSSADMVNWKREPIMFAPSLEEEKDGVFSGSAVIGDDGKLKFYYTGHRWANGKDNTGGDWQVQMLAEPDNDELTSATKRGMVIDCPTDKVNHHYRDPKVWKTGDKWYMTFGVSSAEKRGQMWLFSSDDMVKWTYEQVLFEHPDSNVFMLECPDFFPIKDVEGNEKWVIGFSAMGAKPSGFMNRNVNNAGYMIGTWTPGEQFKPETEFRLWDCGHNYYAPQSFNDGKRQIVYGWMSPFVEPIPMQDDGWCGNLTLPREITLGADGDLHTAPVAEMEGLREDTVDFGAIDLDVSGEKTIVDDAEAVEIEMTIDLANSTAERAGLRVHATEDGAYTSVAYDDQIGRVVVDRQANAQGDRGYRTAPLSEAELAAGELKLRVYVDRGCVEVYVNDGRQVLSSYSYASEGPRAIKLVAESGTLKVKSLVLHHMKSIGLE
- a CDS encoding ABC transporter permease; translation: MAESHVQHKLLGMAKRRIPTLIAVITLLVVWEAWVRLGHVPSTMIAAPSEIAQATVETWPTLWPATQVTLLEGTVGFLLAVACGILIGILLYCSRVANAALFPLLSAAQTMPLISIAPLFLIWFGFEVSGKIVIVAVFGLFPIAVQTVRGLEAVPQFYSDVALTCGATRAWTLWHVKLRVAARQIYGGIRVSAAYIFATATTAEYLGARKGLGIWLQAAYNSFRTPLIFSATLVIIVITGILMCLVNLSERLLLGPADADADPDADQ
- a CDS encoding ABC transporter substrate-binding protein, whose protein sequence is MKKTIFSKAIAILGSIAMLVGVAACGQSNDSTKTAADGNGLTKVTFMLSWAPDTNHIGVYVAKNKGYFKQAGLDVDIVAVAQAGAEQAVNNGMADFALSNLTNVGIYTLKGAKIKQVMQVQQKPSAIWCSLASNKDIKSPKDFDGKTFATFGSNESDAVIRRMIQTDGGKGTFDKVTVGTSTFQTLSSGKADFGGFYATWEGVQADMYGPKLNCFSEPDYGVPGNADAIGIITNTKTISSNPNLVRKFVQATKKGYEYAYAHPGDAAGILVKEAPDANLKPAFVKKSMKTIVDGQYWGDPAKIKDGSFTFGTNDLKGTQEYFDFLAKADTYTDSHGKVIHQAPQSKDLATDEFLK
- a CDS encoding nucleoside hydrolase, producing MTLTPSGKRKMILDVDTGIDDALALAYLVSFDDVEILGVIGTYGNVSTDTAVRNTAYVLERLGFRDVPVMCGSTRPSWAAAFIPDAGCAQFHGTDGLGGFGPSADCAVGRHTSVCDDSNIQTLNPAPNVSDSSGLDVRAMRGLISVGGYDVHDLHANPAADSFSLSFTVRDAGGDNDCEDRSHSPVALPDGVRFLIDAVRFYGSDVTVVATGPLTDVDAALAAAPDITSRLRLVMMGGTLTQEGNCWDATAETNIIQDPEAADRVFHSGADVTMAGLDVTHQCLLGSDATVQWRQAASQSQDGDVRTFLADIADFSIAANFAADPRLFAAGMPLHDPLAAAVAVDPSLVECFDLPMKVETETGDFHGTRGRTIGDPAGMIDPSAPRVHVALTVDHDRFVADFTWRIAQLAGD
- a CDS encoding isoprenyl transferase: MAFENVDYKSLDIPAAPFSDPSIIPDFPKNKVPRHVGVIMDGNGRWAQQRGLIRTDGHQAAEPVVFDTIAGAIEAGVRYLSLYTFSTENWKRSPQEVRFLMGFSRDIIHRRVDQMNEWGVRVRWSGRRPKLWKSVIDELEVAQEKTKNNKTIDVVFCLNYGGRAEIADACAAIAREVRDGKISGDRVTEKMIAEHLYNPDIPDCDLVIRTSGEQRTSNFLPWEAAYAELDFVPELFPDCGRDVLWRSIDHYIHRDRRFGGVKR
- the recO gene encoding DNA repair protein RecO, with the translated sequence MPLYQDEGVVLRTAKLGEADRILTLLTRDHGKVRAVAKGVRRTKSRFGGRLEPFMRVALLIAEGRSLDVVSQAESIAAYAGPICADFQAYTAANVICETADKLVATEKEPAVAQYRLVLGALNALAKHAHEPSTIGDSYVLRALAIAGWTPRLRVCVVCGEPISSALSWYFSIPAGGLMCAADHTPESEAVSWDAICRLSALVDGDWGELDGVPASASIQRETHQIVEEWGEYYLERPIRSMRLLD